The following proteins are encoded in a genomic region of Halomicroarcula saliterrae:
- a CDS encoding winged helix-turn-helix domain-containing protein, which translates to MTDEWDDVSFVISSRYRVATLERLQAGPATPSLIATDTDFSIAHVSRALQELQEEGLVTLLVSENRRKGRVYGLTEQGESVIETIQAENMA; encoded by the coding sequence ATGACGGATGAGTGGGACGATGTGAGTTTCGTCATCAGCTCTCGGTACCGTGTTGCCACGCTCGAACGGTTGCAAGCTGGCCCCGCCACACCGTCACTCATCGCCACAGACACCGACTTCAGTATCGCTCACGTCTCTCGCGCGCTCCAGGAACTCCAGGAGGAGGGGCTGGTCACGTTACTGGTCTCCGAGAACCGACGCAAGGGGCGTGTGTACGGGCTGACAGAGCAGGGAGAAAGCGTCATCGAGACCATCCAAGCCGAGAACATGGCATGA
- a CDS encoding Hsp70 family protein, with protein sequence MSDRSRTVGIDLGTTNSAMAVLTMNEPEIIPNSSGNRTTRSVVSFTDEGAVVVGKEAVNKLITDPEQTVEQVKREMDNDGWEIEAHGESYDPQQVSALIIEKLVADAEDYLGEDVDSVVITVPAYFSEKEIQATKNAGEIAGVTVEGVKKEPSAACLAYGVKEGQQEVDAEDEELAFVYDLGGGTFDATLVDIASDYSNLETKSTEGDHDLGGEDWTSRIVDSITDQIEEDTGVDVAEDREQYGRVRDAAVTAKHSLSQSQSTNITIPFVVPEQSYNYENEFTRDQFEELTSDLLENTLDCCDRLFDRVDYSPDDVDTVLLVGGSTRMTQCEDATREYFGKDPVKKVNPDEAVAIGAAMFADISETAGENIADILPGDASNVLMTEVVPQSFGVELADGSLDALIEQDEAIPATADDEYTNAHDGQETMNVRIHQGEVHDNANAEENTYIGNLRLEIRNPKPRGGVTATVTFEIDVDGTLAVEARDEETGEEVQASFESIFHLSEKELEGKQKALPDQEGAT encoded by the coding sequence ATGTCTGATAGAAGCCGAACAGTCGGCATTGACCTCGGGACGACGAACAGTGCGATGGCAGTTCTAACGATGAACGAACCGGAGATTATTCCCAACAGCAGCGGCAACCGGACCACTCGATCTGTAGTTTCTTTTACCGACGAAGGAGCGGTAGTCGTTGGCAAAGAGGCGGTGAACAAACTCATAACAGACCCGGAGCAGACTGTCGAACAGGTCAAGCGTGAAATGGACAACGACGGCTGGGAAATCGAAGCGCACGGCGAGTCCTACGACCCACAGCAGGTATCAGCACTCATTATCGAAAAGTTAGTCGCAGATGCCGAAGATTATCTCGGTGAAGATGTCGACTCCGTCGTCATCACAGTCCCTGCATATTTTTCCGAAAAAGAGATCCAGGCAACCAAGAACGCTGGCGAAATCGCAGGAGTAACGGTCGAGGGTGTCAAAAAAGAACCCAGTGCCGCCTGCCTGGCTTACGGTGTCAAAGAGGGCCAGCAGGAAGTCGACGCAGAGGACGAAGAGCTCGCTTTCGTCTATGACCTCGGTGGGGGAACGTTCGATGCGACACTAGTGGATATCGCTAGCGACTATTCCAACCTCGAAACGAAGTCAACTGAGGGAGACCACGACCTCGGCGGTGAAGACTGGACCTCTCGAATCGTCGACTCGATTACGGACCAGATCGAAGAAGACACCGGTGTTGATGTCGCAGAAGATCGCGAGCAATATGGACGCGTCCGTGACGCTGCGGTGACTGCAAAACACTCCCTCTCGCAGTCTCAATCCACAAATATCACGATTCCTTTCGTCGTCCCGGAGCAGAGCTACAACTACGAGAACGAGTTTACCCGGGACCAGTTTGAAGAGCTGACGAGCGATCTCCTGGAAAACACGCTCGACTGCTGTGACCGACTCTTCGACCGGGTAGATTACTCACCTGATGATGTCGATACCGTCTTGCTGGTCGGCGGGAGCACTCGGATGACTCAGTGTGAAGACGCTACGCGAGAGTACTTCGGGAAGGATCCGGTCAAGAAGGTCAATCCCGACGAAGCAGTAGCCATCGGAGCAGCGATGTTCGCCGACATCAGTGAAACTGCCGGAGAGAATATCGCCGATATCCTGCCAGGAGATGCCTCGAACGTACTCATGACTGAAGTGGTGCCACAGTCCTTCGGTGTGGAGCTGGCCGACGGCTCTCTCGACGCGCTTATCGAACAGGACGAGGCTATTCCGGCCACCGCCGACGATGAATATACGAACGCTCACGACGGGCAGGAAACCATGAACGTGCGCATCCATCAGGGCGAAGTACACGATAACGCCAACGCTGAAGAGAACACCTATATCGGGAACCTTCGGCTCGAAATTCGCAACCCGAAACCGAGAGGCGGTGTCACAGCGACTGTCACCTTCGAGATCGACGTTGACGGCACTCTCGCTGTGGAAGCCAGAGACGAAGAAACCGGGGAAGAAGTTCAGGCCTCCTTCGAGAGTATCTTCCATCTCTCCGAGAAAGAACTAGAGGGGAAGCAGAAGGCGCTGCCAGACCAAGAAGGCGCAACGTGA